One Streptosporangium sp. NBC_01495 DNA window includes the following coding sequences:
- a CDS encoding MarR family transcriptional regulator → MAVSDQGRLTAMRSALFHVGVAGRAGINVTDLNCLAVLDREGPLTPHDLAVRIGLTRGGAITAVVDRLQRAGYVRRGRDGADRRRVLVELVREGPYRALQEIQADVNRAYADLAGSYSDAELTIIHDFAVRANDVMRRQAQRLWRD, encoded by the coding sequence ATGGCCGTGTCCGATCAGGGGCGCCTGACGGCGATGCGGTCGGCGCTGTTCCACGTCGGCGTGGCCGGCCGGGCCGGGATCAACGTGACCGACCTCAACTGCCTGGCCGTCCTCGACAGGGAGGGCCCGCTGACCCCCCACGACCTCGCCGTGCGGATAGGGCTGACGCGTGGTGGCGCCATCACCGCGGTCGTGGACCGTCTGCAGAGAGCGGGATACGTGCGCCGCGGCCGGGACGGCGCCGACCGGCGCCGCGTCCTTGTCGAGCTGGTACGCGAGGGCCCCTACCGCGCGCTGCAGGAGATCCAGGCGGACGTCAACCGGGCCTACGCCGATCTCGCCGGGAGCTACAGCGACGCGGAGCTGACGATCATCCATGACTTCGCCGTCCGCGCCAACGACGTCATGCGGAGGCAGGCCCAGCGGCTGTGGCGGGACTGA
- a CDS encoding succinate dehydrogenase/fumarate reductase iron-sulfur subunit, protein MSYKAKFRVWRGEGGEGKLEDFTVEVNEGEVVLDIIHRLQATQVPDLAVRWNCKAGKCGSCSMEINGKPKLGCMTRMSTFTEEETITVTPMRTFPVIKDLVTDVSFNYQKAREIPSFTPPANVKPGEFRMQQIDVERSQEFRKCIECFMCNNVCHVIRDHEENKTNFAGPRFLMRIAELDMHPYDVADRKDSAQEEHGLGYCNITKCCTEVCPEHIKITDNALIPMKERVVDRKYDPLVWLGNKIFKRSSSKT, encoded by the coding sequence ATGAGTTACAAGGCGAAGTTCCGCGTCTGGCGGGGCGAGGGCGGCGAGGGCAAGCTTGAGGACTTCACGGTCGAGGTGAACGAGGGCGAGGTCGTCCTCGACATCATCCACAGGCTCCAGGCGACCCAGGTCCCCGATCTGGCCGTCCGCTGGAACTGCAAGGCCGGCAAGTGCGGCTCGTGCTCGATGGAGATCAACGGCAAGCCGAAGCTCGGGTGCATGACCCGGATGTCCACCTTCACCGAGGAGGAGACGATCACCGTGACGCCCATGCGGACGTTCCCGGTGATCAAGGACCTCGTCACGGACGTGTCGTTCAACTACCAGAAGGCCAGGGAGATCCCGTCCTTCACCCCTCCGGCCAACGTGAAACCGGGCGAGTTCCGCATGCAGCAGATCGACGTCGAGCGGTCCCAGGAGTTCCGCAAGTGCATCGAGTGCTTCATGTGCAACAACGTCTGTCACGTCATCCGTGACCACGAGGAGAACAAGACCAACTTCGCCGGTCCGCGCTTCCTGATGCGGATCGCCGAGCTGGACATGCACCCGTACGACGTGGCCGACCGCAAGGACTCCGCCCAGGAGGAGCACGGTCTCGGCTACTGCAACATCACCAAGTGCTGCACCGAGGTCTGCCCCGAGCACATCAAGATCACTGACAACGCGCTGATTCCCATGAAGGAGCGCGTCGTCGACCGGAAGTACGACCCGCTGGTCTGGCTGGGCAACAAGATCTTCAAGCGTTCCAGCTCGAAGACCTGA
- a CDS encoding fumarate reductase/succinate dehydrogenase flavoprotein subunit: protein MEIERHEYDVVVIGAGGAGLRAAIEARQQGKRTAIVCKSLFGKAHTVMAEGGAAAAMGNVNSDDNWMVHFRDTMRGGKFLNNWRMAELHAKEAPDRVWELEAWGALFDRTKDGKISQRNFGGHEYPRLAHVGDRTGLELIRTLQQRVVALQQEDERLHGDAEAYIKVFQECTVTRLLKETGPGGSGAISGAFGYWRENGRLVLFDAPAIVLATGGIGKSYVVTSNSWEYTGDGHALALLAGAKLINMEFIQFHPTGMVWPPSVRGILVTESVRGDGGVLRNSEGKRFMFDYIPDVFKDKYATTEEEGDRWYTDQANNRRPPELLPRDEVARAINSEVKAGRGSPQGGVYLDVSTRLPAAEIIKRLPSMHHQFKELADVDITKEAMQVGPTCHYIMGGVEVDADTGAAGVPGLFAAGEVSGGMHGSNRLGGNSLSDLLVFGRRAGAGAASYVDGLAARPKISEEVVAEASAEALAPLERAGENPYEVHHELQRTMNELVGIIRKAEEVSEAMEAVEKLKERAQGVGAAGSRIYNPGWHLALDLRNMLLVSECVAKAALLRQESRGGHTRDDFPGMSPEWRTKILICGLTPDGSGVTVEEQVQPSMRDDLIALFDRDELKKYITEEELAAFDALAKE, encoded by the coding sequence GTGGAAATCGAGCGTCACGAATACGACGTCGTCGTCATCGGCGCCGGCGGTGCGGGTCTGCGGGCGGCCATCGAAGCCCGCCAGCAGGGCAAGCGGACGGCGATCGTCTGCAAGTCGCTGTTCGGCAAGGCGCACACGGTCATGGCCGAGGGCGGCGCGGCCGCCGCCATGGGCAACGTCAACAGCGACGACAACTGGATGGTGCACTTCCGCGACACCATGCGCGGCGGCAAGTTCCTCAACAACTGGAGGATGGCCGAGCTGCACGCCAAGGAGGCCCCCGACCGGGTCTGGGAGCTGGAGGCGTGGGGCGCGCTGTTCGACCGCACCAAGGACGGCAAGATCAGCCAGCGCAACTTCGGCGGGCACGAGTACCCGCGGCTGGCCCACGTCGGCGACCGCACGGGCCTGGAGCTGATCCGCACCCTGCAGCAGCGGGTGGTCGCGCTCCAGCAGGAGGACGAGAGGCTCCACGGCGACGCCGAGGCGTACATCAAGGTCTTCCAGGAGTGCACGGTCACCCGCCTGCTCAAGGAGACGGGTCCCGGCGGGAGCGGCGCGATCTCCGGGGCCTTCGGCTACTGGCGGGAGAACGGCAGGCTCGTCCTGTTCGACGCCCCCGCGATCGTGCTGGCCACCGGCGGCATCGGCAAGTCGTACGTGGTCACGTCCAACTCGTGGGAGTACACCGGCGACGGCCACGCACTGGCCCTGCTGGCCGGCGCGAAGCTGATCAACATGGAGTTCATCCAGTTCCATCCCACCGGGATGGTCTGGCCGCCCTCGGTCAGGGGCATCCTCGTCACCGAGTCCGTCCGCGGTGACGGCGGGGTGCTGAGAAACTCCGAGGGCAAGCGCTTCATGTTCGACTACATCCCCGACGTGTTCAAGGACAAGTACGCCACCACCGAGGAGGAGGGCGACCGCTGGTACACCGACCAGGCCAACAACCGCCGCCCTCCGGAGCTGCTCCCCCGCGACGAGGTCGCGCGGGCCATCAACTCCGAGGTGAAGGCGGGCCGTGGATCGCCCCAGGGCGGCGTCTACCTCGACGTCTCCACCCGCCTCCCGGCCGCGGAGATCATCAAGCGGCTGCCGTCGATGCACCACCAGTTCAAGGAGCTGGCGGACGTCGACATCACCAAGGAGGCCATGCAGGTCGGCCCGACGTGCCACTACATCATGGGCGGCGTCGAGGTCGACGCCGACACCGGCGCGGCGGGCGTACCCGGCCTGTTCGCGGCCGGTGAGGTCTCCGGCGGCATGCACGGCTCCAACCGGCTGGGCGGCAACTCGCTGTCCGACCTGCTGGTGTTCGGCCGCCGCGCGGGGGCGGGCGCGGCCTCGTACGTGGACGGCCTGGCGGCCCGGCCGAAGATCTCCGAGGAGGTCGTGGCCGAGGCGAGCGCGGAGGCGCTGGCCCCGCTGGAGCGCGCGGGCGAGAACCCGTACGAGGTCCACCACGAGCTGCAGCGGACGATGAACGAGCTGGTCGGCATCATCCGCAAGGCCGAGGAGGTCTCCGAGGCGATGGAGGCGGTGGAGAAGCTCAAGGAGCGGGCCCAGGGCGTCGGCGCGGCCGGCAGCCGCATCTACAACCCGGGCTGGCACCTCGCCCTCGACCTGCGCAACATGCTCCTGGTCTCGGAGTGCGTGGCGAAGGCGGCCCTGCTGCGCCAGGAGAGCCGCGGCGGCCACACGCGCGACGACTTCCCCGGCATGTCGCCCGAGTGGCGGACCAAGATCCTGATCTGTGGCCTCACCCCGGACGGCTCCGGCGTCACGGTGGAGGAGCAGGTGCAGCCTTCGATGCGGGACGACCTCATCGCACTGTTCGACCGCGACGAGCTGAAGAAGTACATCACCGAGGAAGAGCTGGCCGCCTTTGACGCGCTGGCCAAGGAGTAA
- a CDS encoding response regulator has protein sequence MNDLRWIDVLLVEDDPGDVLLTREAFELNKVRNKLHVVNDGEQAMSFLRKEGDYADAPRPDLILLDLNLPRKDGREVLQDIKADEKLRGIPVVVLTTSESEEDILRSYNLHANAYVSKPVDFDQFISVVRRIDDFFVTVVKLPNSGQHY, from the coding sequence ATGAATGACCTGCGCTGGATCGACGTGCTCCTGGTCGAGGACGACCCGGGCGACGTCCTGCTGACGCGGGAGGCGTTCGAGCTCAACAAGGTCCGCAACAAGCTGCACGTGGTCAACGACGGCGAGCAGGCCATGTCCTTCCTGCGCAAGGAGGGCGACTACGCCGACGCGCCCAGGCCCGACCTGATCCTGCTGGACCTCAACCTGCCCCGCAAGGACGGCCGGGAGGTGCTCCAGGACATCAAGGCCGACGAGAAGCTCCGCGGGATCCCGGTGGTCGTGCTGACCACGTCGGAGTCCGAGGAGGACATCCTGCGCAGCTACAACCTGCACGCCAACGCCTACGTCTCCAAGCCGGTCGACTTCGACCAGTTCATCAGCGTGGTCCGGCGGATCGACGACTTCTTCGTGACCGTCGTCAAGCTGCCCAACTCCGGCCAGCACTACTGA